CCTCGTAGTGCTCACCCGTCACCGCGGCCAGCCCGGCCTCTCGGTGCCGACCGGCCGCGTCCCGCAACGTCGACCGCCGTGGATCGTCGTCCGACAGCCCCGCCACGATCCCCTCGAGCATCCACGCGCGGCTCAGGTTCAGTCCGTCGAGATGCGCGAGCTTACCGTCGGACCGGTCGCTCACGATCGCGACGGGCAGCCAGGCCGCATCGACCCCGTCGGCCGGAATGCCCGGAAGGAAGGCATCGAGCCACGCCGCGAAGGCCCACGGATCGAGCACGCGACGCATCAGGTCGGCCTCGGCCAGACACGGCGACAGGAAGTCCTGACCCGACGGCTCGTAGGCCAGGTTGCACACGGTGTCGTCGGCGTGGAAGGCGAGTGCCTTCCTGCGCACCAACTCGCGAAGATCGTCGTCGCTGGCTTCCACGGCCCAGTCGTGCACCAGTCCGAGTGCGAAGGCGGTCTGGCTGTGCTCACCGGTACGGATGGCATAGGTCAGCTTCGGCAACCAGTCGCGGAACCGTTGCGCCGCTTCCTGCTCGAGTGGCTCCAGGGTCCGCGCCCAGCGTTGCGCGTCGGCGTCGTCCCACGCACGCAGTTCGTTCGCCAACTGCAGCAGCCACGCCAGACCGTAGGGACGTTCGAAGCTGGCGCGTCCTTCTCCGCGCAGATAGGCGACTTCGGCCTCGATGTTCGACGGGGTCAGGCTCCGCTCCAGCGCCGAACGGGCGGGCGCGGCGAAGTCGGCGTCGGGATACCGATGCGCCGCCCGTGCCAGCAGCCAGTGCCCGTGCACCGAACTGTGCCAGTCGTAGCAGCCGTAGAAGGCGGGCGTGAGCTCGTGCGGCTCGCCAACGTCGTCGGGGCCGTTCATCACGTGGGCGATCTTGTTCGGGTATTCCTGGTGCACGCAGTCCAGGGCCAGCGCGACGAAACGCTCGACCGAGGCGGCGTCGAACGAAGGCGTCGCGCTCATGGCCGGAACGGACAGGACGAGGAGAAGGGTCGTGACGGTACGGAACACATCGGGCCCACTTTCGCGGCGGAAGTCGAGAGACGACCG
This sequence is a window from Candidatus Krumholzibacteriia bacterium. Protein-coding genes within it:
- a CDS encoding DUF2891 domain-containing protein, whose protein sequence is MFRTVTTLLLVLSVPAMSATPSFDAASVERFVALALDCVHQEYPNKIAHVMNGPDDVGEPHELTPAFYGCYDWHSSVHGHWLLARAAHRYPDADFAAPARSALERSLTPSNIEAEVAYLRGEGRASFERPYGLAWLLQLANELRAWDDADAQRWARTLEPLEQEAAQRFRDWLPKLTYAIRTGEHSQTAFALGLVHDWAVEASDDDLRELVRRKALAFHADDTVCNLAYEPSGQDFLSPCLAEADLMRRVLDPWAFAAWLDAFLPGIPADGVDAAWLPVAIVSDRSDGKLAHLDGLNLSRAWMLEGIVAGLSDDDPRRSTLRDAAGRHREAGLAAVTGEHYE